In Micromonospora sp. LH3U1, one genomic interval encodes:
- a CDS encoding bifunctional 4-hydroxy-2-oxoglutarate aldolase/2-dehydro-3-deoxy-phosphogluconate aldolase, whose translation MTTADFDHIFGGARVMAILRGLPVGETVRLAERAWDLGIDVVEVPVATADAVPALRAAVEAGAERGRIVGAGTVLDVDQVAAAADAGATFTVAPGLDLAVADAAAARGLPHLPGVATPTEAQQALRHGLTWLKAFPAISLGPAWFKAVAGPLPQLRFVATGGLDAGNAAAFLQAGVRVVAVGSALSDPNQLDQLAELTTLGTPAR comes from the coding sequence ATGACCACAGCGGACTTCGACCACATCTTCGGCGGTGCCCGGGTGATGGCGATCCTGCGCGGCCTGCCGGTCGGCGAGACCGTCCGGCTCGCCGAGCGTGCCTGGGACCTCGGCATCGACGTGGTGGAGGTGCCGGTCGCCACCGCCGACGCGGTGCCGGCGCTGCGCGCCGCCGTCGAGGCGGGTGCCGAGCGTGGCCGGATCGTCGGTGCCGGCACCGTGCTCGACGTCGACCAGGTCGCCGCCGCGGCCGACGCGGGCGCCACGTTCACCGTCGCGCCCGGCCTGGACCTCGCGGTCGCCGACGCCGCCGCCGCGCGTGGTCTGCCGCACCTGCCCGGTGTGGCCACCCCCACCGAGGCCCAGCAGGCGCTGCGGCACGGCCTCACCTGGCTCAAGGCGTTCCCCGCGATCTCCCTCGGGCCGGCCTGGTTCAAGGCCGTAGCCGGCCCGCTGCCGCAACTACGCTTCGTCGCGACCGGCGGCCTGGACGCCGGCAACGCCGCCGCGTTCCTACAAGCAGGCGTACGGGTGGTAGCGGTCGGCTCAGCCCTG